The Candidatus Cloacimonadota bacterium genomic interval TCTGAATCCGGTTTGTATGCTTTCACCGGCATAACTTTTTGGTAATATGATCCGTACCTTTTTGTAATGATTCTATTATCGAGAATAACAATTACTCCATTATCGGTTTTATTGCGAATCAATCTCCCGAAGCCTTGTTTGAAATGCAAAAGGGATATTGGAAGAGAATAATGCATGAAGGAATTCTTTCCCGCTTTTTCTATTTTTTCGAGAGATGCCTCTACCAGAGGGTCTTTTGGTACCAGAAATGGAAGTCTGTATAAAATCAGAATTTCCAGTGATTTTCCTTTCACATCCACACCTTCCCAAAAACTTTTGGTTCCAAGTAAAACCGAATTTTCTTCCTTCCGAAAAGCTTCCAAAATTCCGGTTCGCGATCCTGTTTTGCCTTGTGCTAATAATGTTATGTTGTTGGCAGTGGTGGATTTTGCCAAAGACTCATAAGCCAAGTCCAAATCTTTATAAGAAGTGAAAAGGACAAGTGTTCCACGAGCATGAGCGGATAAAATTTCCTCAATAAGAGAAATTGCCTGAGAAGAAAAAAATCGGTCTTTGGGGCTGGGTAAAAAACTCGGAATTATGACTCTCATCTGTTTTTCATAATCAAAGGGAGAGGAGGCGATAAATTCCATTAGAGATTCCGGTTTCATCATATCCAAGCCGGTCAGGTGCTTATAAAATTTGAATTCGGAGCGAATGGCAAGCGTTGCAGAAGTGATTATTGTTGTTTCCATTTTTGACCAAAAATATTCAAACAGGTCATTATTAACTTCAATGGGAGCGCAAACGATGTATAGTCGCGGAAAATATTCAGGGTTATATTTTCTATCCGATGTTTCCAACCAAAAAGCAAAATCCTCGAAATCAGGTACAAAAAGATGTTTAAATTTATCTTGAAGTTCGAGAATAAGTTGGCGCAAACCATCTAAATCTGATGTTATTGCTTCAAAGTTTGGAAAAATATCTGCAATGGAATCATCGAAAAAATTCAATATTTTGCTGGAATGTTTTCGGATATATGCAAGTTTCGTATTTATATTCTCCACTAAGTCTTTATGAGGTTTGAAGATATTTAGATTTTTAAAACGCAATTTACCATAATTACCTTGCTCAATTACCAGTTTGTTTAATAGAGAAAAAAATGTTTTGGAATCTTCCTCAAGCTCATCAAGAGGAGCAGTCCATTCTTCCACCAGTCCCTTTAAGATATTTTTTTTCCCATCGGCAATTGTGCTTTTTACCGTATTGGTTTTTATGGTTGTGGATATGCCATATTGGAATTCACCTGTTGTTAAAATTTTTTTTGTTATTGAATAAATATCTTGCAATCCCACAGAAAAGCCAAAGTGCACTGCTGCTGTATGAGGAAGATTGTGTGCCTCGTCAATGACAAGATGCTCATAGCTGCCGATGACCGAGTTGTCCGAAACCGCATCCGCTATCAAAAGTGCATGGTTAATTATTACAAGATTTGTTCTCTCTGCTTTTTTGCGAATATTCATCGTGAAACACTGATGATAAAACGGGCAATTTCTTCCGTAACACGAAGTTCCGTCCGAGGCGATTTTACTCCACAAACTGCTATTTCCGGCATGGAATGAATGATTTTCTTCGATATCCCCGGTATTTGTATGAGCTGCCCAGATAAAGAGATTTAACAATTGCCTCTTTTCGTAAAAATTTAGATATTTGGAGGTGTTTTTGAGAATATTATCCCATTTTCGCAGACAGAGATAATTTCTTCTGCCTTTAAGCAAAACAGCGTCGAAGGTAAGTTCCGCAACTTGCTGCAAAGTGGGAATATCTTTGTAAAATAATTGTTCTTGCAAATTTTTTGTATTAGTGGATATAACAACTTTCCGCTCGGAAAACTTAGAAAACAGAATTGCGGGAATAAGATATGCGAATGATTTCCCCACGCCGGTTCCTGCTTCAACGATCAAGGTTTTCCCGTCATCAAAAGCTTCACCTACATAAGTTGCCATATCTATCTGTCCCTGACGAAACTCATATTGGTCAAACTTGCTTGGAAATGAGCCATCTTTTTCAAAGTGCCCCACAATATCATCAATTGTGAAACCGGCGAGTTTTTTTTCTGAATTATCCAGATTTGAGATGCAATTTGTGATGGGAAAAAGATGAGTTGCTTTTCCAATTTTCTTTTGCCTTTGAAATGCAGATTTGGTCAGATATGATTGAATACTTGCCGTAAATTCTTTTAGTAAGGTTGGAATTTCTGCCAAAGAAGTAGCAGAATCTATGGAAGCAATCAGGTTTGCTTCAAAATTTTCACAAATATATTCGATAAGTTTGGCGAAAAGCTGTCCGGTTACTTTTGCATCGTTATCAGCTCGATGTGCTTGTGGATTTTCAATTTGGAAATATTCACATAATTTGTCTAAAGAATGTGATTTGCGGTGGGGAGTAAAAATTCGCGAAATTTCTAATGTATCAAAATAATTGTTAAATAAAGAAGCCAAAGATAATTTTTCCAGAGTATGATTGATAAAACCCATGTCAAAAGAAGCGTTATGGAAACACAATTTTTCATCACCGATAAAATCAATAAAATCAGCCATCACTTCGTCAACAAAGGGAGCAGTTTCCAAATTCTCATCGGAAATATTAGTCAAAGTTTTTATATTGGCAGGTAATTTTTTCTTAATATTTATGAATGACTGAAATTTTTCCACGAATTGATTGTCTTTGAATTTGGCAGCACCAATTTCAATAATCTTGTCATACTTCGGGTTTAGTCCTGTAGTTTCGACATCTACAGCGATAAAGTCAAATTGCGGTTTTCCGCTTGAGTATTTTTCCATTTTATATTATTACCTGATTTTTTTATATATTTGTTATAAAAAATTATATGTGCTCCGAGTAGTCAAGGT includes:
- a CDS encoding helicase C-terminal domain-containing protein; amino-acid sequence: MEKYSSGKPQFDFIAVDVETTGLNPKYDKIIEIGAAKFKDNQFVEKFQSFINIKKKLPANIKTLTNISDENLETAPFVDEVMADFIDFIGDEKLCFHNASFDMGFINHTLEKLSLASLFNNYFDTLEISRIFTPHRKSHSLDKLCEYFQIENPQAHRADNDAKVTGQLFAKLIEYICENFEANLIASIDSATSLAEIPTLLKEFTASIQSYLTKSAFQRQKKIGKATHLFPITNCISNLDNSEKKLAGFTIDDIVGHFEKDGSFPSKFDQYEFRQGQIDMATYVGEAFDDGKTLIVEAGTGVGKSFAYLIPAILFSKFSERKVVISTNTKNLQEQLFYKDIPTLQQVAELTFDAVLLKGRRNYLCLRKWDNILKNTSKYLNFYEKRQLLNLFIWAAHTNTGDIEENHSFHAGNSSLWSKIASDGTSCYGRNCPFYHQCFTMNIRKKAERTNLVIINHALLIADAVSDNSVIGSYEHLVIDEAHNLPHTAAVHFGFSVGLQDIYSITKKILTTGEFQYGISTTIKTNTVKSTIADGKKNILKGLVEEWTAPLDELEEDSKTFFSLLNKLVIEQGNYGKLRFKNLNIFKPHKDLVENINTKLAYIRKHSSKILNFFDDSIADIFPNFEAITSDLDGLRQLILELQDKFKHLFVPDFEDFAFWLETSDRKYNPEYFPRLYIVCAPIEVNNDLFEYFWSKMETTIITSATLAIRSEFKFYKHLTGLDMMKPESLMEFIASSPFDYEKQMRVIIPSFLPSPKDRFFSSQAISLIEEILSAHARGTLVLFTSYKDLDLAYESLAKSTTANNITLLAQGKTGSRTGILEAFRKEENSVLLGTKSFWEGVDVKGKSLEILILYRLPFLVPKDPLVEASLEKIEKAGKNSFMHYSLPISLLHFKQGFGRLIRNKTDNGVIVILDNRIITKRYGSYYQKVMPVKAYKPDSDISLVDHITNWFEQKI